From the Candidatus Delongbacteria bacterium genome, the window TAATGGCTACATCTGTTGTTCGAGATGAAGACGACGCTGAGAGATCATTTCTTCACAGTAAAGCACATACATTTGGAACTGATTATTATCAAAGATTTGGTGAGAACTACAAATATAATGCAATACTAAATATTGTTTATTCCAGAATTGATGGAAGTAAGGATGTTATTTCAGGTGATCAACTTAGCTTCCCAAGATATTTCAATAGACCTGATGCTCATCATCTAAGATTTAATCCCAATAGAACATACCTTGAAGGTCATGGTGGTACGTTTAGGTTGTCAAAAAGTAAAGGAATTGTTAGATGTCAGACTGGATTTACTTGGAGATCCCCTGGTTTAGAACTTAACGATATTGGCTATTTATACCAACCAGATTATATGGCGAATTGGGCATGGGCTGGTTATTCTGTAGAAGAGCCTACGGACTGGCTTCGTGAGTTTAGTGTGAACTTGAATGAAAGATCGGAATGGAATTACGCTGGTGATTATTCAAACACGACTATTAATTTGAACTCAAATTTAAGTTTCAAGAATAATTTTTCATACTATATCTCATTGTCAGGAAAAAATGAAACAGAATCATTCACAAAACTTTATGGTGGACCAGCAATTTTACTTCCTGGATTAGTGGAAATTAATACGAATTTCAATTCAGATTATACTAAAAAATTCTCATATTCTGTTGGTTATAATACAACTATCGGCAGTGAAAACAATTACTATAATCGTGGAGGATGGGCTGAGTTTACTTTAAAGGCTACTGATAAGCTAAAACTATCTTTTAATCCTTCCTATTCTTTAACTGAAGATGATAATCAATATTATAGAGCTATTACAAATGGAGACTCTAAAGATTATTTATTAGCAAAAATAGAAAGACAAACCTTTAATTTTTCATTCAGAATAAACTATATAATTTCACCAAAACTAAGCTTAAAATATTATGGTAGACCGTACATAACTTTCGGTGAATATTCAAATTTCAAAAAAGTAATTGATCCTAAAGCTGATAACTATGATGATAGGTTCGAAAGTCTAGGAGTGGATGATATAACAGATCATGAATATTATTCAAACTATTGTAATTATGAACCAGATTTTAGTTATGCACATTTTCAATCAAATTTAGTACTGAGATGGGATTATACAGCAGGATCGTCTATTTATTTTGTATGGACACAAACTAGAGAATATTCTGATGGAGACTCGTCATTTGATTTTATTGATAAAGGCGATGAGATGTTTAAAAAGTATCCAGAAAATATTTTTCTAATTAAATTTAATTATTGGTTAAATGTTTAAAGAGGACATTATGTTTGATAAAGATAAATTCAAAATATATTTGCAAAGTTTGAAAGCTGATAATGATTTAATATCAAGAACAGTAGATTTGGTAAGTAAATTTCAAGAGTTTTCGACAAAGCATATCAATATGGAAGAGACAAAGCTGATAG encodes:
- a CDS encoding carbohydrate binding family 9 domain-containing protein, with translation MKLLVLLISMALIFSLDSREYITKFTENPPILDGQIDDPVWNIVDWQSDFIQSIPSRGENATQTTKFKIIYDKENLYVAIRAYDTNPELIVSNMTEHDNFGGDWVEINIDSYDDNRTGFSFTSMACGSNGDEYISDDGSNWDGSWNPIWTNACKIDNEGWSTEMKIPFSQLRFQDKEDQEWGIQVSRIIYRKNERSHWAEIKKDAPWVSSMGTLKGIKNIKTGANLEILPYSAWQIKKMKEDVRNLFRPGNEGKLRVGLDGKYMISQNLAADFTINPDFGQVEADPAEINLSGYETYQSERRPFFIEGNDIYSYPLTTAIFGGNYSSDELFYSRRIGAEPSGYRYVQESIHEEYPENTDIIAAVKLTGKTENGFSIGILESVTDKEILEYTVLDTTTGLLNKKEVTLEPYTNYFVGRLKKDFDDGNTVLGVMATSVVRDEDDAERSFLHSKAHTFGTDYYQRFGENYKYNAILNIVYSRIDGSKDVISGDQLSFPRYFNRPDAHHLRFNPNRTYLEGHGGTFRLSKSKGIVRCQTGFTWRSPGLELNDIGYLYQPDYMANWAWAGYSVEEPTDWLREFSVNLNERSEWNYAGDYSNTTINLNSNLSFKNNFSYYISLSGKNETESFTKLYGGPAILLPGLVEINTNFNSDYTKKFSYSVGYNTTIGSENNYYNRGGWAEFTLKATDKLKLSFNPSYSLTEDDNQYYRAITNGDSKDYLLAKIERQTFNFSFRINYIISPKLSLKYYGRPYITFGEYSNFKKVIDPKADNYDDRFESLGVDDITDHEYYSNYCNYEPDFSYAHFQSNLVLRWDYTAGSSIYFVWTQTREYSDGDSSFDFIDKGDEMFKKYPENIFLIKFNYWLNV